The following are encoded in a window of Algiphilus aromaticivorans DG1253 genomic DNA:
- a CDS encoding heme lyase CcmF/NrfE family subunit translates to MLAATGEIALAAAVCICVLQMLFAARVATSGQPERDLPLVRGMISAQLLLLIVAYVVMSALFVRDDFAVAFVAGNSHANLPVIYKLTAVWGGHEGSLLLWMLMLAGWSWMVSLRSSSLPPVTAGVVMGVLGFVSLGFLSFTLWTSNPFDLQFPVPSEGRDLNPLLQDPGMIIHPPLLYMGYVGFAVAFAFAVAALIEGRLDSQWARWTRPWTTSAWAFLTAGIALGSWWAYHELGWGGWWFWDPVENASFMPWLIGTALIHSLAVTDKRGVLKSWTVLLAIIAFALSLLGTFLVRSGVLVSVHSFASDPERGLFILAFLAIVVGGALGLYAWRASQLQAEAQVVAVSREGLMLLNNVFLTVLAGVVFIGTLYPLLIDSLGLGSISVGPPFFEALFAPLGLPLVLLVGFAGVIGWKRARAGEALRAMALPAAIAVVAGVALWLGVYHAASGMALAGIILGFWAIVASLRDLWLRARGGRGIGSIPSSLWGMSLAHIGLGIFVLGVTVVSSFDVERDVRLGPGDSAEVAGYDFQFQGTRVVDGPNWRADRASVLVRRGDHVIRELQPEKRHYPVRGDVMTQSAVTYTPMRDIYVSLGEPLGSGNWSLRVQYKPMMRMVWIGAALMMLGGFIAATDPRYRRREARPADGAVASETA, encoded by the coding sequence ATGCTGGCAGCAACCGGAGAAATCGCGCTGGCGGCAGCGGTCTGCATCTGCGTGCTGCAGATGCTCTTTGCTGCACGAGTCGCCACCAGCGGCCAGCCCGAACGCGATCTGCCGCTGGTGCGCGGCATGATCAGCGCACAGCTGCTGCTGCTGATCGTGGCCTATGTAGTGATGTCGGCGCTCTTCGTGCGCGATGACTTTGCCGTGGCCTTTGTTGCCGGTAACAGCCACGCGAATCTGCCGGTGATTTACAAGCTCACCGCGGTCTGGGGCGGCCACGAAGGCAGCCTGCTGCTCTGGATGTTGATGCTCGCCGGCTGGAGCTGGATGGTGAGCCTGCGCAGCAGCAGCCTGCCGCCGGTGACCGCCGGCGTCGTCATGGGCGTGCTGGGTTTCGTGTCGCTGGGCTTTCTCAGCTTCACGCTGTGGACCTCGAACCCCTTCGATCTGCAGTTCCCGGTACCGAGCGAGGGCAGGGATCTGAATCCACTGTTGCAGGACCCCGGCATGATCATCCATCCGCCGCTGCTCTACATGGGCTACGTCGGATTCGCGGTGGCCTTCGCTTTCGCAGTGGCAGCACTCATAGAAGGACGGCTCGACAGCCAGTGGGCGCGCTGGACACGGCCCTGGACAACCTCGGCCTGGGCCTTCCTCACCGCCGGCATCGCGCTGGGCTCCTGGTGGGCCTACCACGAGCTTGGCTGGGGCGGCTGGTGGTTCTGGGATCCGGTGGAGAACGCCTCCTTCATGCCCTGGCTGATCGGTACCGCGCTGATCCATTCGCTGGCCGTCACGGACAAGCGCGGCGTGCTCAAATCCTGGACCGTGCTGCTGGCCATCATCGCCTTCGCTCTGTCGCTGCTCGGAACCTTCCTGGTGCGCTCGGGCGTGCTGGTGTCGGTGCATTCCTTCGCCAGCGATCCGGAACGCGGCCTCTTCATCCTGGCCTTCCTGGCCATTGTCGTCGGCGGCGCGCTCGGACTCTATGCCTGGCGGGCCAGCCAGCTGCAAGCCGAAGCACAAGTGGTGGCTGTGTCGCGCGAAGGTCTGATGTTGCTGAACAATGTCTTCCTGACGGTTCTGGCCGGTGTCGTTTTCATCGGCACGCTCTATCCGCTGCTGATCGATAGCCTCGGTCTGGGCAGCATCTCGGTTGGCCCGCCTTTCTTCGAGGCACTGTTCGCGCCGCTCGGCTTGCCGCTGGTTCTGCTGGTCGGCTTCGCTGGTGTGATCGGCTGGAAGCGCGCGCGCGCCGGTGAGGCTCTACGCGCAATGGCACTGCCCGCGGCGATCGCCGTCGTCGCCGGAGTCGCGCTCTGGCTGGGCGTCTATCACGCCGCCAGCGGCATGGCGCTGGCAGGCATCATTCTGGGCTTCTGGGCGATCGTTGCCTCACTGCGCGACCTCTGGCTGCGCGCGCGCGGCGGTCGTGGTATCGGCAGCATTCCGAGTTCGCTATGGGGCATGAGCCTGGCGCACATCGGTCTCGGCATCTTCGTGCTGGGCGTGACGGTAGTCTCCAGCTTCGATGTAGAGCGCGACGTGCGGCTGGGCCCAGGAGATTCCGCCGAAGTTGCAGGCTACGATTTCCAGTTCCAGGGCACGCGTGTTGTGGATGGCCCCAACTGGCGGGCAGATCGCGCCAGTGTGCTCGTGCGCCGCGGCGATCACGTGATCCGCGAGCTGCAGCCCGAGAAGCGCCACTATCCGGTACGCGGCGACGTCATGACGCAGTCGGCGGTGACCTATACGCCGATGCGAGACATCTATGTCTCGCTGGGTGAGCCGCTCGGCAGCGGCAACTGGTCGCTGCGCGTGCAGTACAAGCCGATGATGCGCATGGTCTGGATCGGCGCGGCGCTCATGATGCTCGGCGGCTTCATTGCCGCCACCGACCCGCGCTACCGTCGGCGCGAGGCACGTCCGGCCGATGGCGCCGTGGCATCGGAGACCGCATGA
- a CDS encoding DsbE family thiol:disulfide interchange protein, with product MMRRVLLYGIPLVTLVGLVALLFAGMQDRDHSLPSPLIGKQPPALPEPPVGGAEALASAREQLHLVNFWASWCQPCLVEHPRLMALSREGVSIIGVNYKDRPRAAERWLQQHGDPFSIVLRDEAGGHAIDWGVYGVPETYVIGADGRVLRKHVGEIDAEFEREVLQAIRDQQETS from the coding sequence ATGATGCGCCGCGTGCTGCTCTACGGCATCCCGCTGGTCACGCTTGTCGGCCTTGTCGCTTTGCTCTTCGCCGGCATGCAGGATCGCGACCACAGTCTGCCGTCGCCGCTGATCGGCAAGCAGCCGCCGGCGCTTCCGGAACCGCCGGTCGGCGGCGCGGAAGCACTCGCCAGCGCGCGCGAGCAGCTGCATCTGGTCAACTTCTGGGCCAGCTGGTGCCAGCCCTGCCTGGTGGAACACCCGCGACTGATGGCGCTGTCGCGCGAAGGCGTATCCATCATCGGGGTCAACTACAAGGATCGCCCCCGGGCCGCCGAGCGCTGGCTGCAGCAGCACGGTGATCCTTTCAGCATCGTGCTGCGCGACGAGGCCGGTGGTCACGCCATCGACTGGGGGGTTTACGGCGTGCCGGAGACCTATGTCATCGGCGCAGACGGGCGAGTGCTGCGCAAGCACGTCGGCGAGATCGACGCCGAGTTCGAGCGCGAGGTCCTGCAGGCGATACGCGACCAACAGGAGACTTCCTGA
- a CDS encoding cytochrome c-type biogenesis protein — MRRGLQWLLVVFVVIGSFGAPLQAQEHERIPLTAEQEQRFHRLANELRCLVCQNQSIAESNAPLAQDLKERVRRQISEGRSDEEIKNYMRDRYGDFVLYKPPFNAVTAVLWISPLILLGVGAIWLALRMRRARADDLPDDEPEHLER; from the coding sequence ATGCGTCGCGGGCTGCAGTGGCTGCTGGTGGTATTCGTCGTGATCGGCAGCTTCGGCGCGCCGCTGCAGGCGCAGGAGCATGAGAGAATCCCGCTGACGGCCGAGCAGGAGCAGCGCTTTCACCGCCTCGCCAACGAATTGCGCTGTCTGGTCTGTCAGAACCAGAGCATTGCCGAGTCGAACGCGCCGCTGGCGCAGGATCTCAAGGAGCGCGTGCGCCGGCAGATCAGCGAGGGACGCAGCGACGAAGAGATCAAGAACTACATGCGTGATCGTTACGGCGATTTCGTTCTCTACAAGCCGCCTTTCAATGCGGTCACCGCGGTGCTCTGGATCAGCCCACTGATTCTGCTCGGCGTGGGCGCGATCTGGCTGGCTCTGCGCATGCGGCGCGCGCGCGCCGACGATCTTCCCGACGACGAGCCGGAGCACCTCGAGCGATGA
- a CDS encoding tetratricopeptide repeat protein: MTTTLLLPVLIIAGAVALGLIPILLRRRAAPARVAGVSAAIALIAAGFGGLAYLASDNRDTAKRVALYESNPHAAMRSFAGDLRERIRSQGESAQAELHFRLGRALSAAGDRQDAIAAYAEANRRSKDDDPGFLVAEAEARLNDSQRSVDSHRIAERRIEQALTVAPRHPAANFYAGALALGEGNEVEALPHLRIVLDSGLLEGGARERLAQRIESIAASRDESASDTDEDAPSLRVTVHPPEDGAPPEGGTLFVFLRRPDGPPMPLAARRLNAPQWPVTVQLRDSDRLSGGPSLFSYEALVVAARWSASGDALSGRDGPQAQQNIDPGSDRALELRLGGRAPD; this comes from the coding sequence ATGACGACTACGCTGCTCTTGCCGGTGCTGATCATCGCCGGCGCTGTCGCCCTCGGGCTGATCCCCATCCTGTTGCGTCGCCGGGCAGCGCCGGCACGGGTGGCAGGCGTATCCGCCGCGATTGCGTTGATTGCCGCGGGCTTTGGCGGACTGGCCTATCTGGCAAGCGACAACCGCGATACCGCCAAGCGCGTCGCGCTCTACGAGTCGAACCCGCACGCCGCCATGCGCAGTTTCGCCGGCGACCTGCGCGAACGCATTCGCAGTCAGGGCGAATCTGCGCAGGCGGAACTCCATTTTCGCCTTGGCCGCGCGCTGTCGGCAGCCGGCGACCGCCAGGACGCCATCGCGGCGTACGCTGAGGCCAACCGTCGCTCGAAGGACGACGACCCCGGCTTCCTGGTGGCGGAGGCGGAGGCGCGACTCAACGACTCGCAGCGCAGCGTGGATTCGCACCGCATCGCCGAACGTCGTATCGAACAGGCGCTGACTGTCGCGCCTCGCCATCCGGCGGCGAATTTCTATGCTGGAGCACTAGCTCTCGGAGAAGGAAATGAGGTCGAGGCCCTGCCGCATCTGCGTATCGTGCTGGACTCCGGTCTGCTGGAAGGCGGCGCGCGCGAACGGCTGGCGCAGCGCATTGAATCCATCGCCGCGAGCCGGGACGAGAGCGCGAGCGACACCGACGAGGACGCGCCCAGTCTGCGCGTGACAGTCCACCCGCCCGAGGACGGTGCGCCACCCGAGGGTGGGACGCTTTTCGTGTTCCTGCGACGGCCTGACGGCCCGCCTATGCCGCTGGCGGCCCGGCGTCTGAATGCGCCGCAGTGGCCGGTGACCGTGCAGCTGCGCGACAGCGATCGCCTGTCCGGCGGGCCATCCTTGTTCAGCTACGAGGCCCTCGTGGTGGCTGCGCGCTGGTCGGCAAGTGGCGACGCATTGAGTGGACGCGACGGTCCGCAGGCGCAGCAGAATATCGATCCGGGAAGCGATCGTGCGCTCGAACTACGGCTAGGCGGAAGGGCGCCGGACTAG
- the galU gene encoding UTP--glucose-1-phosphate uridylyltransferase GalU: MRIRKAVFPVAGLGTRFLPATKASAKEMLPVVDKPLIQYAVAEAVSAGAEELVFITGRSKNSIMDHFDKAYELENELQERGKTKLLEVVQEILPPGITCIFIRQAEALGLGHAVLCAWPAVGDEDFYVILADDLIDGQLRPCLAQMHRVYQEYGTSVLACEQVPHDEIGSYGVVDVKPVGPGLGEIKKIVEKPKPDEAPSNLAVVGRYILTPRIFKILQRTQAGSGGEIQLTDAISQMMQEQTVLAYEFDGKRYDCGSKLGYLKANVEYALKHPEVGEDFRNYLHELSIEEHFEEGKKDHAAG; this comes from the coding sequence ATGCGCATCCGCAAAGCCGTTTTCCCCGTCGCCGGCCTCGGCACGCGATTCCTGCCGGCTACCAAGGCCAGCGCCAAGGAAATGTTGCCGGTCGTGGATAAGCCGCTGATCCAGTACGCCGTGGCCGAAGCCGTCAGTGCCGGCGCCGAAGAGCTTGTCTTCATCACCGGCCGCTCGAAGAACTCCATCATGGACCACTTCGACAAGGCCTATGAGCTGGAGAACGAGCTGCAAGAGCGTGGCAAGACCAAGCTTCTGGAGGTCGTTCAGGAGATCCTTCCGCCCGGCATCACCTGCATTTTCATCCGTCAGGCGGAAGCCCTCGGCCTAGGCCACGCTGTGCTCTGCGCCTGGCCGGCGGTGGGCGACGAGGATTTCTACGTGATCCTCGCCGACGACCTCATCGACGGCCAGCTACGCCCTTGCCTGGCACAGATGCACCGCGTGTATCAGGAATATGGCACCAGCGTGCTTGCCTGCGAACAGGTCCCGCACGATGAGATCGGCAGCTATGGCGTGGTTGACGTCAAGCCGGTCGGACCGGGCCTCGGCGAAATCAAGAAGATCGTCGAGAAGCCGAAGCCGGACGAAGCGCCATCGAATCTCGCAGTCGTCGGGCGCTACATCCTGACGCCACGCATCTTCAAGATCCTGCAGCGCACACAGGCCGGCTCCGGCGGCGAGATCCAGCTGACCGATGCCATCAGTCAGATGATGCAGGAACAGACCGTGCTCGCGTACGAATTCGACGGCAAGCGCTACGACTGCGGCTCCAAGCTCGGCTACCTGAAGGCGAATGTCGAGTACGCCCTGAAGCACCCGGAAGTCGGCGAAGACTTCCGCAATTACCTGCATGAGCTGTCCATCGAAGAGCACTTCGAGGAAGGCAAGAAGGACCACGCTGCGGGCTGA